From a region of the Panicum virgatum strain AP13 chromosome 2K, P.virgatum_v5, whole genome shotgun sequence genome:
- the LOC120660339 gene encoding putative disease resistance protein RGA3 has translation MNILLSAVLGELTTRSINFLIKNSVKPTAPDVDDRLRRILLRAQVIVDEAMGRQITNRGILQQLDMLRDAMHHGYYIIDTFRYQSHSEEEAKGQVLSKSLSLLKVVNSLQGLYSSSRSTQIFEQLQKSLDDLSSVINDMEEIVVFLMSYPRIYRQPYSMHLLVGNCMFGRQMETELVISFLLHTQPHAPKELEVLPIVGPGKVGKTTLVAHVCEDARVRDHFSEILFLHGHDLTGVDLAALKERYVTEHRNHGSNSNKEGRRLLIVVELVGTLTEDVWNRLCSAYMRHVPSGSKIIVTSQSDEIIKFGTTRALSLKYLSHEAYWYFFKMVTFGSMDPEMHPKLARMAMEIAGMMNGCFISANMMGCLLRDNIDFHFWCKVLAFLRGTIKQHVSKFGGHPVDLIIEKKPAHLGRMFTPSEDFVLHSEYQRSSQEDVPKIRVQDVIYGSVKAQGKFEALGWRSRIPPYHSYVNVCEIRELKTMGTKRKRCMKNRVAL, from the coding sequence ATGAATATTCTCCTTTCTGCTGTTCTGGGCGAGCTGACAACAAGATCCATAAATTTCCTCATCAAAAATAGCGTCAAGCCAACAGCACCGGACGTGGACGATCGCCTCCGCAGGATCCTGCTCCGGGCACAGGTCATCGTCGATGAGGCCATGGGACGGCAGATCACAAACCGAGGTATTCTCCAGCAGCTGGACATGCTCAGAGACGCCATGCACCACGGCTATTACATCATCGACACCTTCAGATACCAATCTCACAGCGAAGAGGAGGCCAAAGGTCAGGTCCTGAGCAAGTCTTTATCTCTTTTGAAAGTAGTAAATTCTCTACAAGGCTTGTATTCGTCCAGTAGAAGCACACAGATTTTTGAACAGCTGCAAAAGTCGCTTGATGATTTAAGCTCCGTGATCAATGATATGGAGGAGATAGTCGTGTTCTTGATGAGCTATCCACGCATATACCGCCAACCTTATAGCATGCATCTCCTGGTGGGAAATTGCATGTTTGGGCGCCAGATGGAAACTGAACTTGTCATCAGCTTCCTATTGCACACACAACCTCATGCTCCTAAAGAACTAGAGGTCCTGCCAATCGTTGGTCCCGGTAAAGTTGGCAAGACCACCCTTGTTGCTCATGTTTGTGAAGATGCAAGGGTCCGTGACCATTTCTCAGAAATACTTTTCTTGCACGGCCATGACCTCACAGGTGTTGACCTTGCTGCGCTCAAAGAACGATATGTAACAGAACATCGAAATCATGGATCAAATTCAAACAAAGAGGGAAGAAGATTACTTATTGTTGTTGAGTTAGTTGGCACTCTCACCGAAGATGTATGGAATAGGTTGTGTTCTGCTTATATGCGACATGTACCAAGCGGTAGTAAAATAATTGTCACAAGCCAGTCCGACGAAATCATAAAGTTTGGAACAACCCGGGCACTAAGTCTGAAGTATTTGTCCCATGAAGCATATTGGTATTTCTTTAAGATGGTCACATTTGGAAGCATGGATCCTGAGATGCATCCGAAGCTTGCTCGCATGGCCATGGAGATAGCCGGGATGATGAACGGGTGTTTCATTAGTGCAAACATGATGGGTTGTTTGCTGAGGGACAACATTGATTTCCACTTTTGGTGCAAGGTTTTGGCCTTCTTGAGAGGTACCATCAAGCAGCATGTCTCTAAATTCGGTGGGCATCCAGTTGATCTTATAATTGAGAAaaagcctgcacatcttgggaGAATGTTTAcaccttctgaagattttgtGCTTCATTCGGAATATCAACGCTCTTCACAAGAAGATGTACCGAAGATAAGAGTCCAAGATGTGATTTATGGAAGTGTTAAGGCTCAAGGGAAATTTGAGGCCCTAGGATGGAGGTCTCGAATACCACCCTACCATAGCTATGTAAATGTATGTGAGATCCGAGAGCTCAAAACTATGGGTACAAAGAGGAAGCGTTGTATGAAAAACAGAGTTGCGCTTTAG